The Mytilus trossulus isolate FHL-02 chromosome 13, PNRI_Mtr1.1.1.hap1, whole genome shotgun sequence genome has a segment encoding these proteins:
- the LOC134694680 gene encoding uncharacterized protein LOC134694680, translating into MGTCKCVVITVIVLVVIITVITVVSTSLKKLDSEEIGIKYDTIRKILENTTEREGLHTGLPGFKFIIFPSVYTSLTFNHLESFNKDGVQIVLDVTYQYKVRSDKLREVILEFRDKDGYTKILKYEGESAIHETCSHFNTSQFQAERANFQVKVKENIMVRYKKLNAEMTDLQVNNIARPTEYESAIRSKERAREDIRVANNERPRLLTEAETQIREAETQAKIIIDKADSAARILANRGLTEAQAIIAQFEKEAEAYTKIVEASGLGFTIDGFISYLGVRVIADAKNPVYIGLDSPAKTVYP; encoded by the exons ATGGGTACCTGTAAGTGTGTGGTTATCACCGTCATTGTTCTGGTTGTTATTATCACGGTGATAACAGTAGTATCTACTTCACTGAAGAAACTGGATTCAGAAGAAA TTGGTATAAAGTATGATACGATTCggaaaattttggaaaataccACAGAAAGAGAAGGTTTACACACCGGACTTCCTGGATTCAAATTCATCATATTTCCAAGTGTATACACATCACTTACATTTAACCATCTAGAA AGTTTTAACAAAGATGGAGTTCAAATTGTCCTAGACGTAACCTATCAGTACAAAGTCAGATCGGACAAACTAAGGGAGGTAATCCTTGAATTCAGGGACAAAGATGGTTACACGAAGATTCTCAAATATGAAG GAGAATCTGCTATACACGAGACATGTAGCCATTTCAACACATCTCAGTTCCAGGCAGAGCGTGCCAATTTTCAGGTTAAGGTCAAGGAGAACATAATGGTCAGATATAAAAAGCTGAACGCAGAAATGACAGATTTACAA gtgaACAATATTGCACGACCTACAGAATACGAAAGTGCCATACGGAGTAAAGAAAGGGCCAGGGAAGACATACGGGTAGCCAATAACGAACGTCCAAGACTTTTGACGGAGGCTGAGACACAGATACGTGAAGCTGAAACACAGGCCAAGATCATCATTGACAAGGCAGATTCTGCTGCACGTATTTTAGCTAACAG aGGTTTGACAGAAGCACAAGCTATAATCGCCCAGTTTGAAAAAGAGGCTGAAGCGTACACGAAGATTGTTGAAGCCTCAGGACTTGGATTTACTATTGATGGCTTCATTTCCTATCTTGGTGTACGAGTTATCGCTGATGCAAAGAATCCTGTCTACATAGGCTTGGACAGCCCAGCAAAGACTGTTTATCCTTAA
- the LOC134694093 gene encoding zinc finger protein 571-like, which translates to MANEELADVLLSYKQALFPGNIKKNFQHRYLIQSRSDSSSSDDSTFDLEDTSISLKKSSSQEGRIVDMSAISPSKSISFQNESTNEIDDNDVFMESEVKVLTHERSAHGSPECSKMSFTQKGHPFTTKCFGSENAPTKEQVNQFACLPTQNCMSNIAFSTEEHERHRFHNATPAFPILHNHLPGFLSPQFIPFANSIPFHSIQEGCRMFFDFDKSSLLAGFLSDQAMTTPSPGNSPGIHFEFPPKARMFNSMSGLNRVAMSPLGCLPNQKINISKISSKLSTLKQHRDQRRAFSDSDAYKCPECNQMFLSFDNLAKHMAKHLPTETILQGENTKVHICKVCERSFSRSDMLTRHMRLHTGIKPYECSECGQVFSRSDHLNTHKRTHTGEKPYRCPQCPYAACRRDMVTRHMRTHNKKSVKRDKLLSVPYFKDDVRVSSVSRTDMTGCKNMSGRICSQSSIENVIIDG; encoded by the coding sequence ATGGCAAACGAGGAACTTGCTGatgtattgttatcttataaacaGGCATTGTTTCCAggaaatattaagaaaaactttcAGCATCGTTACTTAATCCAGAGCCGTAGTGATTCGTCGTCCTCAGATGATTCAACTTTTGACCTGGAGGATACTTCCATTTCTCTAAAGAAATCATCATCTCAGGAAGGTAGGATTGTGGATATGTCCGCCATTTCACCAAGTAAGTCGATATCTTTCCAAAATGAATCGACCAATGAAATAGACGATAACGATGTGTTTATGGAGTCTGAAGTTAAAGTTCTGACACATGAACGGTCAGCACATGGTTCTCCAGAGTGTTCAAAGATGTCATTCACACAGAAAGGACACCCATTTACTACCAAATGTTTTGGCTCTGAAAATGCACCTACTAAAGAACAAGTTAACCAGTTTGCGTGTTTACCAACACAGAATTGCATGTCGAATATTGCATTCAGCACTGAAGAACATGAAAGACATAGATTTCACAATGCAACACCTGCTTTTCCGATTCTGCATAATCATTTACCTGGTTTTCTTTCACCACAGTTTATTCCATTTGCAAACTCAATACCGTTCCACTCAATTCAAGAAGGATGCCGTATGTTTTTCGACTTTGATAAGTCTTCCTTATTGGCTGGTTTCCTTTCAGACCAAGCTATGACTACGCCGAGTCCCGGCAATTCGCCTGGAATTCATTTCGAATTTCCACCAAAAGCAAGAATGTTTAACTCAATGTCAGGACTGAATCGAGTTGCCATGTCTCCACTCGGATGTCTTCCTAATCAGAAGATCAATATATCTAAAATATCGTCTAAACTGTCAACTTTAAAACAACATCGGGATCAGCGGAGAGCTTTTTCTGACTCTGATGCTTACAAATGTCCAGAGTGTAATCAGATGTTTCTTTCGTTTGATAACTTAGCAAAACACATGGCAAAACACCTTCCTACAGAGACTATCTTACAAGGTGAAAATACCAAAGTACACATATGCAAAGTTTGCGAAAGATCATTTTCTCGTAGCGACATGTTGACACGCCACATGAGATTGCACACAGGCATTAAACCATACGAATGCAGTGAGTGTGGACAAGTGTTTAGTCGTAGTGATCATTTAAACACACATAAGCGCACTCATACCGGTGAAAAGCCTTATAGGTGTCCTCAATGTCCGTATGCTGCATGCAGACGTGATATGGTTACACGTCATATGAGAACACACAACAAAAAGTCGGTAAAGAGAGATAAGCTACTAtcagtaccatattttaaagaCGATGTACGCGTGAGTTCAGTGTCAAGAACAGATATGACAGGTTGCAAAAATATGTCTGGACGTATATGTTCACAATCTAGCATTGAAAATGTGATCATTGACGGTTGa